In one window of Gossypium hirsutum isolate 1008001.06 chromosome A01, Gossypium_hirsutum_v2.1, whole genome shotgun sequence DNA:
- the LOC107956914 gene encoding ethylene-responsive transcription factor ERF024, whose amino-acid sequence MHYSKPNKTSNASTSGGGSSATGRHPVYKGVRRRSSGKWVSEIREPRKPNRIWLGTFPTAEMAAIAYDVAALALKGQDAELNFPNSAASLPVPASTSPRDIQAAATSAATAWGAANDALRNNSIAPPEKPSMADDFVDEDLIFDMPNVLSNMAEGMLLSPPCFDADQPSANNGGDDDENLWKFP is encoded by the coding sequence ATGCATTACTCCAAACCCAACAAAACTTCCAACGCTAGCACCAGCGGTGGCGGTTCATCAGCTACGGGTCGCCACCCGGTTTACAAGGGAGTAAGGCGTCGGAGTAGTGGCAAATGGGTGTCCGAAATTAGAGAGCCGAGGAAGCCCAATAGGATTTGGCTCGGCACCTTTCCCACTGCTGAAATGGCCGCTATTGCTTACGACGTTGCGGCGCTTGCACTAAAAGGCCAAGATGCTGAGCTTAACTTTCCTAACTCGGCTGCTTCTTTGCCTGTGCCGGCTTCGACTTCCCCACGTGATATTCAGGCGGCTGCGACCTCTGCAGCGACGGCTTGGGGTGCTGCGAACGATGCTTTAAGAAACAATTCAATAGCGCCGCCTGAGAAACCTTCAATGGCCGATGATTTCGTGGATGAGGATTTGATCTTTGATATGCCTAATGTGCTTTCCAATATGGCTGAGGGGATGCTTCTTAGCCCTCCTTGCTTCGACGCCGATCAGCCTTCCGCCAATAACGGTGGTGATGATGATGAAAACCTCTGGAAATTcccttaa